CGCTCCTCATCAACACGCACAGCCGCACGGACACGTATCCCGCGATCGTCGCCCGCGGCAACGCGAACGCCACCCAGCACGAGGCCAGCGTCAGCAAGGTCAGCGCCGAGCAGATTTTCTACATGCAGCAGCGCGGCCTGACCGAGGGCCAGGCGATGAGCCTTGCCGTCAACGGCTTCGTGAACGACCTCGTCCGCGAGTTCCCCATGGAATA
This genomic stretch from Chthoniobacterales bacterium harbors:
- a CDS encoding SufD family Fe-S cluster assembly protein, translated to ADDTTSNIVSKSISIGSGQATYRGLVDIPPHRKGCKNNTECDALLINTHSRTDTYPAIVARGNANATQHEASVSKVSAEQIFYMQQRGLTEGQAMSLAVNGFVNDLVREFPMEYSVELKRLIDLEMEGSVG